A region from the Francisella orientalis FNO12 genome encodes:
- a CDS encoding acetyl-CoA hydrolase/transferase C-terminal domain-containing protein: MLANSSTATGGKLSRIVPRLTSMTTDTRLDIDYIVTEYGHCKLAGLSTSERTKALISIAHPDFREELMRKAKEINCI; the protein is encoded by the coding sequence ATTTTAGCTAATAGTTCAACAGCTACTGGAGGTAAGTTATCTAGGATAGTTCCTCGATTAACTTCAATGACAACAGATACAAGGCTAGATATTGATTATATTGTAACTGAGTATGGTCACTGTAAATTAGCAGGACTGTCTACTTCTGAACGGACTAAAGCATTAATTAGTATAGCTCATCCAGATTTTCGAGAGGAGTTAATGCGAAAGGCAAAAGAAATTAATTGTATTTAG
- a CDS encoding MaoC/PaaZ C-terminal domain-containing protein translates to MQVKLYQELGDNHYREDFGFYYEDFDIGMVIEHRPGRTITRNDNIWMTLLTMNTAPLHFDAHYSGSTEWKEPLVDSTLTLAIVTGMTVNTVSKRVVANLGWDKVKLIKPVFEGDTLYAESKILSKRESKSRPTQGIVTVLTSGVNQRNEVVMTFERTILIYKKGHFPNYDL, encoded by the coding sequence ATGCAAGTAAAATTGTACCAAGAGCTCGGAGACAACCATTACAGAGAGGATTTTGGTTTTTACTATGAAGATTTTGATATAGGTATGGTTATAGAACACCGTCCTGGTAGGACAATAACACGTAATGATAACATCTGGATGACTTTGTTAACCATGAACACGGCCCCATTACATTTTGATGCTCATTATAGTGGTAGTACAGAATGGAAAGAGCCGTTGGTTGATAGTACTTTGACCTTGGCTATCGTTACAGGTATGACGGTTAATACTGTTAGTAAACGTGTAGTAGCTAACTTGGGCTGGGATAAAGTTAAGCTTATTAAACCAGTTTTTGAAGGAGATACGCTTTATGCCGAGTCAAAAATCCTTAGTAAGCGTGAATCCAAATCAAGGCCTACTCAAGGTATAGTAACAGTACTAACTAGTGGAGTGAATCAACGCAATGAAGTAGTAATGACTTTTGAACGTACTATTTTAATTTATAAGAAAGGTCATTTTCCAAATTATGATTTATAA
- a CDS encoding alpha/beta hydrolase, producing the protein MLKILGYLLISNFPPSILATGTRDMLLSATIKTHRKLRSCGVDAQLHVFEAMSHSQYLASPDIPEGKEFCKEIKYFFDRYF; encoded by the coding sequence ATGTTAAAAATATTAGGATATCTCCTTATTAGTAATTTTCCACCAAGCATATTAGCCACTGGTACAAGAGATATGCTATTAAGTGCTACCATAAAAACTCATAGAAAACTTAGAAGTTGTGGAGTTGATGCGCAATTACATGTTTTTGAAGCGATGTCTCATAGTCAATATTTAGCTAGTCCAGATATTCCAGAAGGCAAAGAATTTTGTAAAGAAATAAAGTACTTTTTTGATAGGTACTTTTAA
- a CDS encoding acetyl-CoA hydrolase/transferase family protein: protein MNIEGLYKEKLMSAEEAVLLIPEVGSISIGMRVATPPALIEAVAKRARHGNIKDLRVYYMRSGGKALETLFQEDLLDVVHPYSSMLTKEEAKLVVAGFKKGKKLINFVPISFSRYPETISKLIDLDTFLVTVAPMDKHGYFNFGTNGDYAIELSRHAKKLIVEVNENMPRTAGESLLHISEVDAIIENTVPLLEEKSHPLTEVDHKIGQIIAPMICDGATIQIGIGRVPNAVAEHIVNDKDLGIHTEVITSRLIDLIKNGVVTNSKKRINRHVSVFTFAIGDRSVYDFIDDNLSMACMPVSYVNKPEIIGKNPNMVSINSFVEIDFFGQVNSEYIGHQFSRAGVT from the coding sequence ATGAATATTGAAGGTCTGTATAAAGAGAAACTGATGAGTGCCGAAGAGGCTGTTTTACTAATACCTGAAGTTGGCTCAATTTCTATCGGGATGAGAGTAGCAACTCCTCCTGCGTTGATAGAAGCAGTTGCGAAGCGTGCTAGACACGGAAATATTAAAGATTTGAGGGTTTACTATATGCGCTCTGGTGGAAAAGCACTGGAAACCTTGTTCCAAGAAGATTTACTTGATGTGGTACACCCTTACTCTTCAATGCTAACTAAAGAGGAGGCGAAGTTAGTAGTTGCTGGTTTTAAAAAAGGGAAAAAACTTATCAATTTTGTTCCTATTTCTTTTTCTCGTTATCCTGAAACAATTAGTAAATTGATTGATCTCGATACTTTTTTAGTCACTGTTGCACCTATGGATAAACATGGTTATTTCAACTTTGGTACTAATGGTGATTATGCAATAGAGCTTTCGCGTCATGCCAAAAAATTAATTGTAGAGGTTAATGAAAATATGCCGCGTACAGCAGGCGAAAGCCTGCTCCATATTTCAGAAGTAGATGCTATTATTGAAAATACAGTACCATTATTAGAAGAAAAATCACATCCATTAACAGAAGTTGATCATAAAATTGGTCAAATTATTGCTCCGATGATTTGTGATGGAGCGACTATTCAAATTGGCATTGGTAGAGTCCCTAATGCTGTGGCAGAACATATAGTAAATGATAAGGACTTAGGTATACACACTGAGGTAATAACATCTAGGTTGATTGATTTGATAAAAAACGGTGTGGTTACTAATAGCAAAAAGAGAATCAATCGTCATGTGAGTGTTTTTACTTTTGCTATTGGAGACCGTAGTGTTTATGATTTTATCGATGACAACCTTTCTATGGCTTGCATGCCTGTATCATATGTAAATAAGCCAGAAATTATTGGGAAAAATCCAAATATGGTCTCGATAAATTCTTTTGTTGAAATTGATTTTTTTGGACAAGTAAACTCAGAGTATATTGGTCATCAATTTTCTAGAGCGGGGGTAACTTGA
- the hslU gene encoding ATP-dependent protease ATPase subunit HslU has translation MTQVMTPKTIVHELERHIIGQNDAKKAVAIALRNRWRRMRLDDEMRQEVTPKNILMIGPTGVGKTEIARRLAKLADAPFIKVEATKFTEVGYVGKDVESIIRDLVETAVKMKREEAKQKVTEKAAVLAEDRILDVLIPPARASESKVGFANEPSEDAHSKKEKENKTREIFRKKIQNGELNDKEIEIEVSVAPKSIGVMGHPSMEDMTNQLQDLFSSLSSDKKKTKKMRIKDAIKLVKDEEAAKLINEEDIKARALESVEQNGIVFLDEIDKVCKKSGTSGADVSREGVQRDLLPLVEGSTVSTKYGMIKTDHILFIASGAFHVAKPSDLIPELQGRLPIRVELKSLEIEDFVRILKEPDCSILKQYIALMKTESVELSFEEDAIRKIAEISFQVNEEVENIGARRLHTVMERLLEEISFDAPDLENKSINITINYIDEKLSGLVKNKNLSQYIL, from the coding sequence ATGACTCAAGTAATGACTCCAAAAACAATAGTACATGAATTAGAAAGACATATTATAGGTCAAAATGATGCTAAAAAAGCAGTTGCTATCGCTCTACGTAATAGATGGCGTAGAATGCGGCTTGATGACGAGATGCGTCAAGAAGTAACTCCTAAAAACATCCTAATGATAGGACCTACTGGTGTAGGTAAAACAGAGATTGCTCGTAGACTAGCAAAATTAGCAGATGCGCCTTTTATCAAAGTTGAAGCCACTAAATTTACAGAGGTTGGTTATGTAGGTAAAGATGTTGAGTCTATAATCCGCGATCTAGTAGAAACTGCTGTTAAAATGAAGCGTGAAGAAGCTAAGCAAAAAGTTACAGAAAAAGCTGCTGTATTAGCAGAGGACAGAATATTAGATGTTCTTATACCTCCTGCTAGAGCTTCTGAGTCAAAAGTAGGATTTGCGAATGAGCCTTCTGAAGATGCTCACTCTAAAAAAGAAAAAGAAAATAAAACTCGTGAGATTTTTAGAAAAAAAATCCAAAATGGCGAGTTAAATGATAAAGAGATCGAGATCGAGGTATCTGTAGCCCCTAAAAGTATAGGTGTAATGGGTCATCCAAGCATGGAAGATATGACAAATCAGCTTCAAGATCTGTTCTCTAGTTTAAGTAGCGATAAGAAAAAAACAAAGAAAATGAGAATCAAAGATGCTATTAAACTGGTCAAAGATGAAGAAGCTGCAAAACTTATCAATGAAGAAGATATTAAGGCTAGAGCTCTTGAGTCTGTTGAGCAAAATGGTATCGTATTCTTAGATGAAATTGATAAAGTCTGTAAAAAATCTGGAACTTCAGGTGCTGATGTATCTAGAGAAGGTGTTCAGCGTGACTTACTACCATTAGTAGAAGGCTCTACTGTCTCGACTAAATACGGTATGATAAAGACTGATCATATCCTGTTTATAGCATCAGGTGCATTCCATGTTGCTAAACCATCTGACTTAATCCCAGAGCTTCAAGGTAGATTACCAATTAGAGTAGAACTAAAATCTCTTGAGATAGAAGACTTTGTTAGAATACTAAAAGAGCCTGATTGTTCTATACTTAAGCAATATATTGCCTTAATGAAAACTGAGAGTGTAGAACTAAGCTTTGAAGAAGATGCTATCAGAAAGATTGCTGAAATTTCTTTTCAAGTAAACGAAGAAGTTGAAAATATAGGTGCTAGAAGACTTCATACTGTTATGGAAAGACTTCTAGAAGAAATTTCTTTTGATGCTCCAGACTTAGAAAATAAATCTATAAATATAACCATAAATTACATAGATGAAAAACTAAGTGGATTAGTCAAAAATAAAAATTTAAGTCAGTATATTCTATAA
- a CDS encoding HpcH/HpaI aldolase/citrate lyase family protein gives MNFKQKPSLLFTPGNKVELFAKAHTANASGVIFDLEDSVASKDKLFARDQVINYLKDCTIKNLIHVIRINHISTIEGLADMLALAQSNIHIDALLCPKTESAVELNLISEILSNYPNLPLIALIETAEGISVVNQIVHASKNISALMFGAADYALDIGSEGKAEDLMLARMRLVQAAAIKKLACYDSPFFDFNDDKGLVNSLIYAQNIGFTGKAAIHPKQVTVINYKFKPSDTAYFEAKKIVETFENSKGEVCQYKGKMIDIPVYKKSQTIVSLYEELT, from the coding sequence ATGAATTTTAAACAAAAACCATCATTATTGTTTACACCAGGTAATAAGGTTGAACTTTTTGCAAAGGCTCATACTGCGAACGCTAGCGGAGTGATATTTGATCTTGAAGATTCAGTTGCTTCAAAGGATAAATTATTTGCTAGGGATCAGGTAATAAACTATTTAAAAGATTGCACGATTAAAAATTTGATTCATGTTATTAGAATAAATCATATTAGTACTATAGAAGGGTTAGCAGATATGTTAGCTTTGGCGCAAAGTAACATACATATAGATGCATTATTGTGTCCTAAGACAGAGTCTGCGGTAGAGCTAAATCTGATAAGTGAGATACTATCAAATTATCCAAATTTACCATTGATTGCGTTAATTGAAACAGCTGAAGGTATTTCTGTTGTTAATCAAATTGTACATGCTAGCAAAAATATATCGGCACTTATGTTTGGAGCAGCAGACTATGCTTTAGATATTGGTAGTGAAGGTAAAGCAGAAGACTTGATGTTAGCAAGAATGCGGTTAGTTCAAGCTGCTGCTATAAAAAAACTAGCATGCTATGACTCACCTTTCTTTGATTTTAATGATGACAAGGGATTAGTAAATAGCCTAATATATGCTCAAAATATTGGTTTTACAGGAAAGGCAGCTATACATCCCAAGCAGGTCACAGTAATAAACTATAAGTTCAAGCCAAGTGATACAGCATATTTTGAGGCAAAAAAAATAGTTGAAACATTCGAAAATTCTAAAGGTGAAGTTTGTCAATATAAAGGAAAAATGATTGATATACCAGTTTATAAAAAATCACAAACTATTGTAAGTTTGTATGAGGAATTAACTTAA
- a CDS encoding DUF2797 domain-containing protein has protein sequence MNKTINLHKMKTLLDSDNNACYELDGICINDLIGKNLKIEFLNEINCVSCGIKTKKSYSQGYCFMCMRKLPECDICIVKPELCHFAAGTCRDSNWGEENCMKTHIVYLSNTGDIKVGITKLKNIPSRWIDQGASQAIPIFAAETRLISGLVEVATKEHISDKTNWRKMLQGEPDSGVDFASLRDELIEKSSEKISQIKAKYSDNSVEAVEGNIQTINYPVLEYPTKIKSFNLDKDPIIDTKLIGIKGQYLIFDTGVINIRKYSGYKCNLSV, from the coding sequence ATGAATAAAACTATAAATTTACATAAAATGAAAACATTATTAGATAGCGATAATAATGCTTGTTATGAGTTAGATGGTATCTGTATAAATGATTTGATCGGAAAGAATTTAAAAATTGAATTTCTAAATGAAATAAACTGCGTATCTTGTGGCATTAAAACTAAAAAAAGCTATTCTCAAGGCTACTGCTTTATGTGTATGAGAAAGCTACCAGAGTGTGATATTTGTATCGTTAAGCCTGAATTATGTCATTTTGCAGCAGGGACATGTAGAGATTCTAATTGGGGCGAAGAAAACTGTATGAAAACCCACATTGTATATCTATCAAATACAGGTGATATTAAGGTAGGCATTACAAAGCTTAAAAATATTCCATCACGTTGGATAGATCAAGGTGCAAGTCAAGCGATACCGATCTTTGCTGCAGAGACTAGATTAATATCAGGCTTAGTTGAAGTCGCTACTAAAGAGCATATCTCAGATAAAACCAACTGGCGAAAAATGCTTCAAGGAGAACCAGATTCTGGAGTTGATTTTGCGAGTTTAAGAGACGAACTGATTGAAAAATCTAGTGAAAAAATATCTCAAATTAAAGCTAAATATAGTGATAATAGTGTAGAAGCTGTAGAGGGTAATATTCAAACTATAAATTACCCTGTGCTTGAGTATCCTACAAAAATCAAATCATTTAACTTAGATAAAGATCCGATAATTGATACAAAGCTTATAGGCATCAAAGGCCAGTATCTAATATTTGATACAGGTGTAATAAATATCCGTAAGTATAGTGGCTATAAGTGTAATTTATCTGTATAA
- the hslV gene encoding ATP-dependent protease subunit HslV: protein MEAMKGTTILCVRKGDKVVIGGDGQATLGYTIAKENIIKVRKLNGGKVLTGFAGSTADAFTLFEKFEQKLEFYQGNLERAAVEMVREWRLDRMLSKLEAMIIVADEKLSLLISGAGDVMAADKNDIISIGSGSTYARSAATALVENTDLSAEEIVRKSLTIAADTCIYTNHNFTIESLDNKKG from the coding sequence ATGGAAGCAATGAAAGGAACTACCATCCTATGCGTTAGAAAAGGTGATAAAGTAGTAATCGGTGGCGATGGTCAAGCTACACTAGGATATACAATAGCAAAAGAAAATATCATAAAAGTTAGAAAATTAAATGGTGGTAAAGTTCTCACAGGTTTTGCAGGCTCTACTGCAGATGCATTTACACTATTCGAAAAATTTGAACAAAAATTAGAATTTTATCAAGGTAATCTTGAAAGAGCTGCTGTTGAAATGGTACGTGAATGGCGTTTAGATAGAATGCTGAGTAAGTTAGAAGCTATGATTATAGTCGCAGATGAGAAACTATCTCTTCTAATATCGGGAGCTGGAGATGTTATGGCTGCTGATAAGAACGATATTATTTCTATTGGTTCTGGATCAACTTATGCTCGATCTGCAGCAACAGCACTTGTAGAAAACACAGATCTCTCTGCTGAAGAAATAGTTAGAAAAAGTCTTACAATAGCTGCAGACACTTGTATATACACAAATCATAATTTCACTATAGAAAGTTTAGACAACAAAAAAGGATAG
- a CDS encoding RNA-binding S4 domain-containing protein, with the protein MSVRLDKWLWAARFYKTRALAKKAIEGGKVHFQGQKTKVSKTVNIGDEYQIQQSYIKKTIIVEALDEVRKSATEAQKLYTETQQSIKKREKETIIRKTANLLSPEKPTKKQRRQIIDFKRND; encoded by the coding sequence ATGAGTGTAAGATTAGATAAATGGTTATGGGCTGCTAGATTCTACAAAACTAGAGCTCTTGCAAAAAAAGCTATCGAAGGTGGCAAAGTACACTTTCAAGGACAAAAAACAAAAGTTAGCAAAACTGTAAATATTGGTGATGAATATCAAATTCAACAGTCATATATTAAAAAAACAATAATTGTTGAAGCTCTCGATGAAGTTAGAAAATCAGCTACTGAAGCTCAAAAACTCTATACAGAAACACAACAAAGTATCAAAAAAAGAGAAAAAGAAACAATCATTAGAAAAACTGCTAACTTATTAAGTCCAGAAAAGCCTACAAAAAAACAGCGTAGGCAGATAATTGATTTTAAAAGGAATGATTAG
- a CDS encoding lipoate--protein ligase: MHIYISQSNDIYFNLAFENWLFLKKLHHEKILFLWQNSPCVVIGRAQNPWLECNLEAMNNDNIPMVRRQSGGGTVYHDYGNLNYTIISTKKEHDIKANLDLVCNTIKKLGIDVYANERNDIVVDHNGHTYKVSGCAFREKKDRAFHHGTLLINANTKKLYDYLHQPIDKSLDTKGVKSHRSKVINLYEIKHDIRTQDLTRSFIKGFRSIDLSLINEETPLGNRELIDKEIETLKEWKWRFGKTLPFTKTYTKGSEEIKIKIDAGIVTEINNVYKNTNLADRNIRFENNYNFDFFKKILTE; this comes from the coding sequence ATGCATATATATATATCACAAAGTAATGATATTTATTTCAATTTAGCTTTTGAAAACTGGTTGTTTCTAAAAAAACTTCATCATGAAAAGATTTTATTTTTATGGCAAAACTCTCCATGTGTTGTTATTGGTAGAGCTCAAAACCCATGGCTTGAGTGTAACCTTGAAGCAATGAATAACGATAATATACCAATGGTTCGCCGCCAAAGTGGTGGCGGAACTGTTTATCATGACTATGGTAATCTTAACTACACTATCATTAGTACAAAAAAAGAGCATGACATCAAAGCAAACCTTGACCTAGTATGCAATACTATCAAAAAACTAGGTATAGATGTATATGCCAATGAAAGAAATGATATTGTTGTTGATCATAATGGTCATACCTACAAAGTATCAGGCTGCGCTTTTCGAGAGAAAAAAGATCGTGCTTTCCATCATGGTACACTGCTCATCAATGCTAATACAAAAAAACTCTATGACTACCTTCATCAACCAATAGATAAATCTTTAGATACAAAAGGAGTGAAATCTCATCGCTCAAAAGTAATCAATCTATATGAAATAAAACATGATATACGAACTCAAGATCTCACGAGATCTTTTATTAAAGGCTTCAGAAGTATTGATTTAAGCCTAATAAATGAAGAAACACCATTAGGAAATAGAGAGCTTATAGACAAAGAAATAGAAACATTAAAAGAATGGAAATGGCGCTTTGGAAAAACTCTACCATTTACTAAAACATACACAAAAGGTAGTGAAGAAATCAAAATCAAGATTGATGCTGGTATTGTTACAGAGATTAATAATGTTTATAAAAATACAAATTTAGCTGATAGAAATATCCGTTTTGAAAATAACTATAATTTTGATTTTTTTAAGAAAATTCTTACAGAATAA
- the tyrS gene encoding tyrosine--tRNA ligase produces MSTIQQTLEIIKRGADEVLIEEELVKKLEKNRPLVVKFGCDPTAPDIHLGHTVVINKLKQLQDLGHEIHFLIGDFTAQIGDPTGKNATRPPLTAEEVAANAETYTKQVFKILDKEKTVIRRNGDWFDKMSASDMIKLASKSTVARMLERDDFSKRYKGGQSISIHEFLYPLVQGYDSVAMNTDIELGGTDQKFNLLMGRELQKQQGQEPQVIITMPLLEGLDGVKKMSKSSQNYIGIEETPNDMFGKVMSISDELMWRYYELLSFKSLDTIANLKQDVVNGTNPRDIKIELAKELIERFHSKEDAESAHQDFIQRFQKNQIPDDINVVELNQELPIANLLKEAGLVASTSEAIRMIKQGAVKIDGEKTDDNKAIFGKGTENVFQVGKRKFAKVIIK; encoded by the coding sequence ATGTCGACTATACAACAGACTTTAGAAATAATCAAAAGAGGGGCTGATGAAGTCCTAATCGAAGAAGAATTAGTTAAAAAACTAGAAAAAAATAGACCTTTAGTAGTCAAATTTGGCTGTGATCCAACAGCTCCTGATATCCATCTTGGTCATACAGTTGTTATTAACAAATTAAAACAATTACAAGACTTAGGACATGAAATTCACTTTTTGATAGGTGATTTCACAGCTCAGATAGGCGATCCTACTGGTAAAAATGCGACAAGACCTCCATTGACTGCAGAAGAAGTTGCTGCAAATGCTGAAACATATACTAAACAAGTTTTTAAAATCTTAGATAAAGAAAAAACAGTCATTCGTCGTAATGGCGATTGGTTTGATAAAATGTCTGCGAGTGATATGATTAAACTAGCATCTAAATCAACAGTCGCTAGAATGCTTGAAAGAGATGATTTCTCAAAAAGATACAAAGGAGGTCAGTCTATCTCAATACATGAGTTTTTATATCCATTAGTACAAGGCTATGATTCTGTAGCTATGAATACTGATATCGAGCTTGGTGGCACGGATCAGAAATTTAACTTGTTGATGGGTAGAGAGCTACAAAAACAACAAGGTCAGGAACCACAAGTTATCATAACGATGCCACTTCTTGAAGGTTTAGATGGTGTCAAAAAGATGTCAAAATCTAGCCAAAACTATATAGGTATTGAAGAGACTCCTAATGATATGTTTGGTAAGGTGATGTCAATTTCAGATGAACTGATGTGGAGATATTACGAGTTACTTAGTTTTAAATCCTTAGATACTATAGCTAACTTAAAGCAGGATGTTGTTAATGGTACTAACCCACGTGACATTAAAATAGAGTTGGCAAAAGAGCTAATTGAGAGATTTCACTCTAAAGAAGATGCTGAAAGTGCTCATCAGGATTTTATCCAAAGATTCCAAAAAAATCAGATACCTGATGACATAAATGTTGTAGAATTAAATCAAGAGTTGCCAATAGCAAACTTGTTAAAAGAGGCAGGATTGGTAGCGAGTACGTCAGAAGCTATCCGTATGATTAAGCAGGGAGCTGTTAAAATTGATGGTGAAAAGACTGATGATAACAAAGCTATTTTTGGTAAAGGTACAGAAAATGTTTTCCAAGTTGGTAAACGTAAATTTGCAAAAGTTATTATAAAATAA
- a CDS encoding FUSC family protein has product MIQKILDELPTIINKENAIYTIKACISLTMALYISMSLNLDKPMWAMISTLFLQTRPETGFIIEKALLLIVVSFIGVFVGFLIVTFFLPFPILALIALCTLISISIFFSANMSHPNFIYALALANVTCIIIVFYSIANPMLTTEETIFHTGFSRVTEISIGCICSCFVNYYIFPVKVQKTLKNDSHKVLNLTTAYIQEMFSTQDFINNQKYNLKVEGILNSLVALDNDLSAAKYENLDKSSYLIFSNAVVELIEAVHSLRKSLAKTKNNPTLQNHLKTIASSLNNIDSLNDNLKIITDNQKLTKVITKLINLISSYKNLEPVSNENNIAYSFIRYTNPIVTLIATARTISLLLIMYYIWVSTDGNSSLLMMIILPCVLSQLFISAPSPTDAIGKNIIGIIISIPISIFITLNLLSQAVGYFEILILILLIVLFIPIVTLNVPKLQMYSLGFYLGFVSMVQPSNNMSFEITSSFTIAMSSIIGCTGLWLAFKLFPLTPYTLSRKVAIKSIIKDTQKLKKHEISKEYYQASLIKKILSVYRNRKDDQSSEKDIEFALQSLTKCY; this is encoded by the coding sequence ATGATACAAAAGATATTAGATGAGCTACCAACAATTATAAATAAAGAAAATGCCATCTATACAATTAAGGCCTGTATATCTTTGACTATGGCTCTCTATATCTCTATGAGTCTAAACTTAGATAAGCCAATGTGGGCTATGATTTCTACACTATTTTTACAAACTCGTCCAGAAACTGGTTTTATTATTGAAAAAGCTCTTTTATTAATAGTTGTATCTTTTATTGGAGTGTTTGTTGGCTTTTTGATAGTTACATTTTTTTTGCCTTTTCCTATATTAGCGCTGATAGCTCTATGTACACTTATATCTATATCGATATTCTTCTCTGCCAATATGTCTCACCCAAACTTTATCTATGCTTTAGCTCTAGCAAATGTTACTTGCATAATTATTGTTTTTTACTCTATCGCCAATCCTATGCTCACTACTGAAGAGACTATTTTTCATACTGGATTCTCTCGCGTAACTGAAATATCTATTGGCTGTATTTGCTCATGTTTTGTAAATTACTATATATTCCCAGTTAAAGTTCAAAAAACATTGAAAAATGACTCTCATAAAGTACTTAACCTTACTACTGCATATATACAAGAAATGTTTTCCACACAGGATTTTATAAATAATCAAAAGTATAATTTAAAAGTTGAAGGAATTCTTAATAGCCTTGTAGCTCTTGATAATGACTTAAGTGCTGCAAAATATGAAAACCTAGATAAGAGTAGTTATCTTATATTTTCAAATGCTGTAGTCGAGCTAATAGAAGCCGTACACTCATTAAGAAAAAGTTTAGCCAAAACAAAAAATAATCCTACCTTACAAAATCACTTAAAAACAATCGCTAGTAGTTTAAATAATATTGATAGTTTAAATGATAATCTTAAAATCATCACCGACAATCAAAAATTAACTAAAGTCATAACAAAACTTATCAATCTAATATCTAGTTATAAAAACTTAGAACCTGTAAGTAATGAAAATAATATCGCATATAGCTTCATAAGATACACCAATCCAATTGTCACACTAATCGCTACGGCTAGGACTATAAGCCTACTCTTAATTATGTACTATATATGGGTTAGTACAGACGGTAACTCAAGCTTGCTGATGATGATTATTTTGCCTTGTGTATTATCGCAACTTTTTATATCAGCTCCTAGTCCTACTGATGCAATTGGAAAAAACATCATAGGTATAATAATATCTATACCAATAAGCATCTTTATAACTTTAAATTTACTCTCACAAGCTGTCGGGTATTTTGAGATATTAATTTTAATTTTATTAATCGTCTTATTTATTCCTATAGTCACGCTTAACGTCCCCAAATTGCAAATGTATAGTCTTGGATTTTATTTAGGGTTTGTATCTATGGTTCAGCCAAGTAATAATATGAGTTTTGAAATCACTTCATCATTTACTATAGCTATGAGCTCAATTATTGGATGCACTGGTCTTTGGTTAGCATTTAAACTATTTCCACTTACTCCTTATACTCTAAGTAGAAAAGTTGCTATTAAATCTATAATCAAAGATACACAAAAACTCAAAAAGCATGAAATTTCAAAAGAATATTATCAAGCAAGCTTAATCAAAAAGATTCTTAGTGTATATAGAAATAGAAAAGATGATCAATCATCAGAAAAGGATATTGAGTTTGCTTTACAAAGTCTTACAAAATGTTACTAA
- a CDS encoding alpha/beta hydrolase fold domain-containing protein, with product MNLAKQNNISIENMSIAGVNCYKVKPAVINKDYKDILIIGVHDGGYINYPGVASTLESVLLASTFGCEVLCVDYRQLPDYPYPHGLNDLVSVWKNITKDKDASNIAMAGSSAGAVLIMAFIHRAKEENLVKPAVLFLGSPAADLSRDTDSVNVNEWVDNVLVSYDEYMGKIAKMYADGLDVKNIRISPY from the coding sequence TTGAATCTAGCTAAGCAGAATAATATATCTATTGAGAACATGAGTATAGCTGGTGTTAATTGTTATAAAGTTAAGCCAGCAGTCATTAATAAGGATTATAAAGATATCCTGATTATTGGAGTTCATGATGGAGGATATATAAATTATCCAGGAGTTGCATCAACATTAGAATCAGTACTTCTTGCATCTACTTTTGGATGTGAAGTTTTGTGTGTAGATTATAGACAGCTTCCAGACTATCCTTATCCACATGGTTTGAATGATCTCGTGAGTGTATGGAAAAATATCACAAAAGACAAAGATGCTAGTAATATTGCTATGGCAGGTAGTTCTGCCGGAGCTGTTTTGATTATGGCATTCATTCATAGGGCTAAAGAAGAAAATCTTGTTAAACCAGCTGTTTTGTTCTTGGGTAGTCCAGCAGCAGATCTATCTCGTGATACAGACTCAGTTAATGTTAATGAGTGGGTTGATAATGTATTAGTTTCGTATGATGAATATATGGGTAAAATAGCTAAAATGTATGCTGATGGATTAGATGTTAAAAATATTAGGATATCTCCTTATTAG